From the genome of Carassius gibelio isolate Cgi1373 ecotype wild population from Czech Republic chromosome B10, carGib1.2-hapl.c, whole genome shotgun sequence, one region includes:
- the LOC127966143 gene encoding C3a anaphylatoxin chemotactic receptor-like: MEDYHESLRIWIRVISLVFFYLTFILGVPGNAFVVYVAGLKMKRTVNTVGFLSLAIADLLCCLSTLFMVTKSTIGYWPYGPIMCKILPFIMLISRFASVFTLSLISLDRFTRVITPVWAQNHRSLFIARLSCATAWILASLLSLPFMMLRETYTENNKTQCRLYNKEHSELYGRLSIIRFVFGFLFPLICITTCYGFIAHKLGRSHFHSGRAFCIILAVIMGFFLCWLPYHILRFINIYGEKSSRPVALVVNQLAISLAYFNSCLNPILYVFMGQDFKSNVKLSLRRVFERVFSEEGTQASQSTQPQHTHSV, translated from the coding sequence ATGGAGGATTATCATGAAAGTTTGAGAATTTGGATAAGAGTGATTTCTCTGGTCTTCTTCTACCTGACCTTTATCCTTGGCGTTCCTGGAAATGCATTTGTCGTCTATGTTGCTGGATTGAAGATGAAGAGGACTGTTAATACAGTAGGGTTTCTCAGTCTAGCGATTGCTGACCTCTTGTGCTGCCTTTCCACTCTTTTCATGGTGACCAAGAGTACTATTGGCTACTGGCCTTACGGACCCATAATGTGCAAGATTCTCCCCTTCATTATGCTCATCAGCAGGTTTGCCAGCGTTTTCACACTGAGCTTGATTAGTCTGGATCGGTTTACTCGGGTGATCACACCAGTTTGGGCTCAGAATCATCGCAGCTTGTTCATCGCACGACTGTCCTGTGCAACGGCTTGGATTCTGGCTTCACTTCTTAGTCTGCCTTTTATGATGTTAAGAGAGACttacacagaaaataataaaacacagtgCCGGCTTTATAATAAAGAACATTCTGAATTGTATGGAAGGCTAAGCATCATCAGATTTGTGTTTGGGTTTTTGTTTCCTCTCATATGCATCACAACATGCTACGGATTCATTGCACACAAGTTAGGCAGGAGTCATTTTCACTCTGGACGAGCGTTTTGCATTATTTTGGCTGTAATCATGGGCTTTTTTCTGTGCTGGTTGCCGTATCACATATTGCGTTTTATAAACATATACGGAGAGAAATCAAGTCGCCCGGTGGCTTTGGTAGTGAATCAGTTGGCCATCTCTTTGGCGTATTTCAACAGCTGTCTGAACCCCAttctgtatgttttcatgggGCAGGATTTTAAGAGCAATGTTAAACTTTCTCTAAGACGTGTTTTTGAAAGAGTTTTCTCTGAGGAAGGAACACAAGCATCACAATCCACACAgcctcaacacacacactcagtgtag